The genomic interval GGTCTGCCGCGCGCCCTCCCACCCGACCTGGGCGACGAGCTGGCGTTCGAGTTCGCCGAGCTCCTCCTGCCCGAGATGCGCCGCCGCGCCACCGAGATCGAGCGAGCCATGAAGGACGTGGCCGACGAGGACGCCGCCGTGCAACAACTCCGCGTGAAGCAGTGGCTCGACTCGCAGGCGGAGCGCGTGGCGCTGCTGCTCGACAGTCACGAGGCCGGCGAGGTCGAGTGGGTGGTCGAGCGGCGTCGCGGCGCGGAGGGCGCCACGCTCGTCTTCAAGCCCGTCGAGGTGGCGGCGCTCGCCGAGCCGTTCCTCTTCCGGCACGCCGACCGGGTCCTGATGCTCTCCGCCACCATCCTCGACGCGCGCACGTTCCTTCGCGGCCTCGGCATCGATCCGGCGGAGGCCGAGGTCGTCGGCGTGCCGTCGACGTTCCCGCCGGAGAACCGCCCCATCGTCGCCCTCCCCGTGGCGCGCCTCACCCGCCACTACCTCGACCGCGACCTGCCGCGCCTCGCCCGCGCGGTCGACGACCTCGCGCTGCGGCACGCCGACGAGAAGGGCGTGGTGCACGCTCACTCCTACAAGATCGCCTCGTTCATCGCCGCCAACCTGAGCGCGGAGGTCGGCTGGCGAGTCGTCACTCACGTTGACGCCGGGGGCCGCGACGCGGCCCTGGCACGGCACCTCTCCGCCCCGGAACCCACGATCCTCCTCACCCCGAGCATGACGGAGGGCATCGACCTGGCCGAGGACCTGGCGCGCTGGCAGGTGCTCTGCAAGGTCCCGTACCCCTACCTGGGCGACAAGCAGGTGGCGGCCCGCATGGAGCGCGACCGCGACTGGTACGAGTGGCGCACGACCCTCAGCGTGGTGCAGGCGTACGGCCGCAGCGTGAGGAGCGAGACCGACAGCGCCGTCACGTACCTGCTCGACGCCGACTTCCCCGCCTTCATCCGGCGCCAGCGCGGGCGCCTGCCGCCCTGGTTCCTCGAGGCGCTCGACGAGGGCGCCGCCGTGGAGCGTTACGCCGACTACTGAGCGCCGAACGGCAGGGCCGTGTGGCGCTCCAGGTTGGTGCGGAGGACCATCGTCGTCTCCGTGCGCTCCACGCCCTCGGTGGTGAAGAGCCGGTCGAGGAAGGCGTCGAGCGCCACGGAGTCGGGCACGCGCACCTTGGCGATGAACGAGTAGGTGCCCGCCACGGCGTGCAGCTCCTCGATCTCGGGGAACTCGACGAGGCGCTCCACCAGCCGTTGGGCCGGCTTGCGCGGCTGCGGCACGATAGCCACGAAGGCCGTGATGGTGAGCCCCACCGCCGCAGGGTCGATCTCCGCGTGGTAGCCGCGGATCACGCCGGCCTGCTCGAGCTTCTTGACCCGCTCGCCCACGGCGGGCGCCGACAGGCCGACGGCCTTGGCCACCGAGGCGTGCGAGGCCCGCCCGTCGTGCAGCAAGATGTCGAGGATGCGCCGGTCGACCGCGTCGAACTCCATGCTGAGGCGGAATCTATCACGCCCGGCGCGCCCTGGTATCCTGCCGTGTGCGCGTACTCTTCGTGGGCGACGTGTTCGCGACCCCCGGCATGCGGGCGGCCCAGGCCTACCTCGCGCTGGTGAGGGACGACTACGACCTCGTGATCGTCAACGGCGAGAACGCGGCGGGCGGTTTCGGCATCACCCGCAAGCACTTCGAGCAGCTCAGGGCGGCCGGCGCCGACGTGGTCACCCTCGGCAACCACACCTTCGACCAGCCCGACACCGCCGAGCTGCTCGAGGGCACCCCGCGCCTGCTGCGCCCCGCCAACTACCCGCCCGGCACGCCCGGCCTCGGCTGGTCCACGTTCGAGGCGCGGGGCGGGGAGCGCGTCGCCGTGGCGCAGCTCATGGGCCGCGTGTTCATGGAGGCGCTCGACGACCCGTACCGCGCCGCCGATGACATCCTCGAGCAGGTGGGGGAGGGCGTGCCCGTCATCGTCGACTTCCACGCCGAGGCCACCAGCGAGAAGAAGATCATGGGCTACCACCTGGCAGGCCGCGTGAGCGCCGTCCTCGGCACCCACACGCACGTCCCCACGGCCGACGAGCAGCTGTTCAAGGGCACCGCGTACATCACGGACGTCGGCATGACCGGCGTGCAGGCCTCCTCGATCGGGCTGGCGTTCGAGGAGGTCCATAGGCGCTTCGTCACGAAGCTCCCCACGCGCTACCGCCCGGCCGAGGGCGCCGCGACCGTGAACGCCGTGGCCCTCGAGCTGGACGGCGCGCGCGCCGTGAGCATCAGGCGCCTCAGCTGGGAGCACGGGAGGCGGCAGGCATGACGCGCCAGGACGACCTGTTCGGGCTGCTGGCGAACGACGTCGACTTCCTCGCCACCGCGCTGGGCGACGTCCTGAAGGAGCTGGAGGGCCGACGCCTCTTCGAGTTGGTGGAGCGGGTGC from Trueperaceae bacterium carries:
- a CDS encoding Lrp/AsnC family transcriptional regulator; the encoded protein is MEFDAVDRRILDILLHDGRASHASVAKAVGLSAPAVGERVKKLEQAGVIRGYHAEIDPAAVGLTITAFVAIVPQPRKPAQRLVERLVEFPEIEELHAVAGTYSFIAKVRVPDSVALDAFLDRLFTTEGVERTETTMVLRTNLERHTALPFGAQ
- a CDS encoding ATP-dependent DNA helicase yields the protein MPRQRSSPAAGAAVPGGVSGEAPPRSFPFPAYRPGQAEALARARGAFAGGKRFVVVEAPTGAGKSAIAVTLAREAKSAFVITNQKILQDQYVRDFPDLALLKGRANYECLVAPTHAGAAPCTVGLRFPACDACPYFTAKDVAMAANVATLNYAYFLAELNYAGGFAPRELLVLDEAHNAEGALMGFVQVAFAEGALQRAGLPRALPPDLGDELAFEFAELLLPEMRRRATEIERAMKDVADEDAAVQQLRVKQWLDSQAERVALLLDSHEAGEVEWVVERRRGAEGATLVFKPVEVAALAEPFLFRHADRVLMLSATILDARTFLRGLGIDPAEAEVVGVPSTFPPENRPIVALPVARLTRHYLDRDLPRLARAVDDLALRHADEKGVVHAHSYKIASFIAANLSAEVGWRVVTHVDAGGRDAALARHLSAPEPTILLTPSMTEGIDLAEDLARWQVLCKVPYPYLGDKQVAARMERDRDWYEWRTTLSVVQAYGRSVRSETDSAVTYLLDADFPAFIRRQRGRLPPWFLEALDEGAAVERYADY
- a CDS encoding YmdB family metallophosphoesterase, with translation MRVLFVGDVFATPGMRAAQAYLALVRDDYDLVIVNGENAAGGFGITRKHFEQLRAAGADVVTLGNHTFDQPDTAELLEGTPRLLRPANYPPGTPGLGWSTFEARGGERVAVAQLMGRVFMEALDDPYRAADDILEQVGEGVPVIVDFHAEATSEKKIMGYHLAGRVSAVLGTHTHVPTADEQLFKGTAYITDVGMTGVQASSIGLAFEEVHRRFVTKLPTRYRPAEGAATVNAVALELDGARAVSIRRLSWEHGRRQA